Within Drosophila sechellia strain sech25 chromosome 4, ASM438219v1, whole genome shotgun sequence, the genomic segment ACGCTTACTTCTACaagttacatacttttcaacgaatctagtccTTTTACTCTACGTGTAAAAGGTATAATTATCCTATCTGATAAACCTACAGGTTAGAAAACCTTTTACTATTCATAGAAGTACGAATACTTAAAATAAACATACATAACCTTTTACTATTCATAGAAGTACGAATACTTAAAATAAACATACTTCTGGGAATAGAAGGACACATATCCAACCATATATAGTAAATTATATCTTATTGATACCGATCACTAGCCATGTCGATATTTCCATCGCCAAGATGGAAGTGTGTCCGTCCGTTTACTGGTCCCTcagttaataataataactcgGATCTTCGCAcctcaaaaaaatatatatatatagctgGCTTAGTTATCATTTTGTTATCATACATTTTTCTAATTCCAAACAAATCAGTTgtttttcatatatatatatatatataattttggGAGATCGTGCACGTcattttctaaaaaaaaacacatgaGGTTAGTAAGACCGAAGGATTGTCAAAATggattgttttttgttttttttttactttcagGTCAAGTCTGCatccaaatatttattttgcggTGATCAAAGATACTCCTATAGAATTAAATATCTGCTATAGTGCAATAGTACATACATAGTATACATAGTACAGGtaccgtgggacccgtgcgaaaaaataaataaatatctttcttTAAGGGTACTTTGATGACCTTTAATCTCTGCCGCACGGTAATTATCGACCACAGTAGTAAATTCAAAAGAACTGCAACGCATTTTTCAATATGGTGACCGCCACATAGTGGCAGATAGACATTTTATTGCATATAGATAgaaaatttggcaaaaaaaaagattgtTAAAACTCGCTTATACGTTATCCACACTACACTTGTGGACCGCATATCCTGCTACATGATTCAGCACCTTTAATCTCAAAATCCTGGGACACTTCAAAAAATCTTAAATTCCCACACCCACAAGCCGACAAGTACAGCCGAAAGCCATGTCAAGCGACAATGCAACTTTCTCAAAGCATTTTCATAATACTATTTGCTTTTCCAAAGATTATTATAAAATAGCCTTACACTTCCTTATTCACCAGCTTAAAAATTGAAACTGGAAATAATAGACATATGTAATAAACTTAATATTAGCGCTTACTAGTAAAATCTAGCGTAATAAAAAACCCGCAATTAGAAAATTATTCATTAAGCGCCAACACCAACGATCAAAATACAATATATTCTATATTCTCTCTATCTCTACTGTCAAAATAAACGTCAAATAAATCCGCATAaactaatatttataaaaataaacattttttaaattacgTACTTAAAGAACTTTTTTAAAATACGTAACATCACTTTCACTTGTAGATTAACTTAAAGGTAACTTATTGTATCTTACCCTttaacaatttcaaattgtttttttttatatatttaagggataatatgcatatatttgtaaattcaaaaaaggaaaacttataaacgttgatttatttaactgaaaggtatatttttaaaaaatacatgcattttttataaaagttGATAATAAGTGTTAAGTCTATAGCAATCCAAAGTAATTAAAGAATAcaataaacatatttaaatttaacttagCCAGGCACTAGCTTTTAATGTGGAAAATCATTAATTAGTTATTAATTAACCTTAAGCCAATGAACATATATAAGAtggtatatatacataatcgTAATAACGTTAAACATTTACTCACGATAATATCTTAGGTAATTTTCTTGTAGGTACTGAGGTTATCAGTTGTCCCCAGACAAGTGTACCAATTCCAAAAAATACACACCATAGCCACTGATCTAATGTTAAAGCCTTTGTCGAGAAAGCCATTTTACCATATTGGATGATTAGCACCTTAAATGttgataaaataatttaaatgtatatatatatttatatatatatatgtatatgaataACATTATATAGCATACCTGTGATATCATAGTGAATATCCATATGGTGTAAAATATGGGATTTGTAAGTAGGCCTTCAATGACATTGCGCTGCCCATGGATTTTTCTAGCGtttatttcattaaacaaAGTCATCATGACAAAGGTATTAAAGATAATAGTAAAGTGCTGTGTTGGTCCCGCGTTTAGTTCTTGTCCACGTCCAGATTCAATATCGAGTATAACATCGCCTTTAAGAATAACCATTTTTTATTACAAAGAAAGCATTGATTATGAATATAACTTACCAACAAATAACAGTccgaatattattattaactgATACAGCGCCTGACCCAATATGTTCTTCATCATTGTGCGGGAGATTAATGGTTTTGTACGGCCATAGGGTTTACGGAGCAATAGATCTGGTGTAGGAAACTCAGTTGCTAATGCAAGTGATGCCAATGTATCCATTATTAAGTTCACCCACAACATTTGCACTGCCTGAAATTTTGCTGTTTTTAGATTTCTCCTTTTTTCTTTTAGTAACTTACTTTAAGCGGTGAATCTTGCACAGCACACGCACCAATAAATGCAACAATTACAGCGACTACATTTACTGTTAACTGAAACTGCAAAAACTTAGCTATAGAGTCATATACGTTGCGTCCCCACATTACAGCTTTAACAATGCTGCTAAAATTATCGTCAGTTAATATTATATCGGAGGCTTCTTTGGCAACATCTGTTCCGGCTATACCCATAGCAAATCCTACATCGGCTTTTTTTAAAGCTGGACCATCATTTGTACCGTCTCCAGTTACAGCAACAACTTCTCGGTTTTCACTTACAGTGCTGTCAATTATACCTATAAATACGTAaattttgtattaaaattaaagtaaattcagaTCGATTTGCGCTGTTCACTAAATTAAAGAAAGACTTTTACAAAACCTTTACTTCTCAGAGTCCCATTTTCATACCCGTTACTGTAGTGTATCAGTAGATATCTACGATATCGCAGAAATATGacgaaatttcgcgttcgaaTTTCCATAAtccgagtaacgggtatctgatagttaaTCAAACACTCTGATAGAACTTTAAAAAATCACATAGCTTTCACATTGAAGTCCatctttcaatttttaaacGCACGAAAAGTTCctatgttttttttaatagtttttaaaggttaccaattaattaaaattactatttatttgttatttgttgcaaatgagtttgttttcttttttacgGTTCACTAAACGAATTTTTTTCCCACATACACATTCAAAATATCCTGATTTCTTTTATATGTTAATGCGGAATAGCAAGTTCTAttaaaaggaaattattaCAAACCTTTTACTAAAGTATACTTGTCAGTTGGGGATGAGCGTGCTAAAACCCGCAGTTTGGGCCATACTTTATCAATAAGGTGTTGTTGAATCTGTtcataaatacaaaatgataagATACAGAATGTAAGTATATGTGTCATATTTGTATTCTTAAAACATACATCTCCATTGCTATCACGAATACGCCTATTAAACTCTTTGCCTTCCAGAATAAGAAAGTCATCATTGGGACGCAAAATGCCGCATTTGCTGGCAATTGAACGTGCTGTATTAATATTGTCTCCGGTGACCATCCGAACGGTTATACCAGCGCGTTGACACTTTCGAATTGCGTCTGGTACTTCGGGACGAACAGGATCTTCTATACCAACCACACAGAGGCATGTAAGATTTGTCATAATGTTTTCCTCATCATCCCAGTTAGGTTCGCCATCAATATGCACTTCGTTAATTGCGGCTTTACCAGGCACAAAATCGCGGTATGCTACAGATATGGTCCGCAAACCGTCACATGCCATTGGTTCAATAACTTCACGTATTAAACGCTCCTGCATCTCTCTCGTAAACTTCTCCAAAGTGCCCTCATGTCCATAGATAAAAGCACACCTGCAATGATTTCAAAGCATTGCAATTGTTGTCTTTGTGAGTACACTGCAGGATTTTTAGGAAACTAAAAAGTATGCCCAATTTAGTCTTCAGGGGCGGAAAACATTCATCGAATCTAATGGAAACCCATTTGAGTTTCGATTACTTAGCTCGCGTTTAGCTGCAGTCAGAAAAAAACGACCTTCATCAAAAGCGTCCTTGATGAAGCTTTTTAAAAACGTAGTTGGCATATACAATGACTTCATTACTGCTAAAGAggcgaaatgaaaatttaaattggttCACGGGCTGGAGCTAAGTGAACGAAAGGCAAATGGGTTGTTATACCTTCCGTAGCTTAAGTCTTTGTTCCACTGTCTAATAATACGAACTTTTTCATAATAATTTCAGAAGCTCCTTTAGTATACAGTCGATATCCTCCGTTAGGACGGGGTATCACAGTACCCATGCTCTTGCGAACTGAATTAAATGTATATACGCGTGTAAATTTATCCTCTGTAATTTCATCTCGAATAGATTGATACTTCACACCTAACCCTTGGACAAATCCCAAAAGAGCACACTCCGTTTTATTGCCAACTTGAATTGGTAAGTCTCCTGGGTTGTGTCCAGCCTTAAAAAGAAGAAATATTTATAGCTAAATAGGCTTGATATGAAATGTAATTTACCATTATATTTGAGGTGTAAGCCGAGTTGACAGATATTCccattgtaattaaatttccaacaTGTTGTGGTATATCGCTTAGGGTTGGCAAAACCTTGCACAATTTTTCACATATGTAGGATTGTACAACAGTCATACGATTGGTCGTAAGAGTGCCAGTCTTATCAGAGCATATGGCAGTGGCATTACCCATGGTTTCACATGCATCCAAATGACGAACCAAGTTATTGTCCTTCATCATTTTCTATTAAACAAACGGAATTAATCACATGGTTCCGTTTACATAAATTTAACTAACCTTGACTGAGTATGCTAGGGAAAGGGTTACTGCCAATGGAAGTCCCTCAGGTACGGCCACTACTAATACTGTAACACCAATTATCAAATGCTTCACCAAGTTATTGGCATACGTGTTTTTCCATGGCTTCTCGTCAATAACGAACGTTTTAATACAAAACTGAATGATCAGAATTATAACCGTAAGTACGGCAATAGTCGACCCAGCATATCCAATCTGTATAGCTAATTTTGTTAGTTTAGCTTGAAGCacagatttttcttttttatgcCCTGTCTCAGCCGCTCCTGATGACGATGATTGCGGCAAATGATTTCCTTCAGATTCAGATTTGGTTATCTCACTTGTGACTGTTTCGCGTTGAGATGGCGCTTGGGACCCCTTTATTTGCGATCGACCATCGTTTTCACCTACGTACGacaagaaatatttaaaacaataaacacaTACAAGATTACTggctgtatttatttaaacaagttaatcaaataaaatgagaTACGTTGTGTTTGAGTAGCTTATTTAGATTTGCCGATATTTCAggcaaaagttttcaaaactaaATGTATTTGAAATATTGTTATGTCCGTTCGTTCGAATGTCCATTTGTCCCTATGATACAagattcataaaaaaaaaagaaaagaaatacaTTCCTTTCTGCTCAAGTCGTTTTTAGAACAATGGCACGATCTTTCTAATGCCGACAACCCGACAAAAACTGTTACTCCCACACTATTGAAcccttattttattttgttttttcatgcctattctatatatttgcaaaaaaataagtGGCATCTAGCTGAGAAGCGCGTCTATCTTTCAGATGATAGTCAAAAAACCCATTCATTCTtgttttaagtttatttttgcaagggTATATGAGGTTTGACTTTCCTAAGCCGGCGTTCTTTCTTTTTAATgttaattttgttaaataagCAACCCaacattataattttaattccCCCTCCGATATTATGACACGTCATTGAAACATTTCCCACCAtgtgataaataaaatataataattctaggtcaactaattaaaataataaagaaataataataatttaaataggAAAAAAGCCAATGCAAATTCTAGTTGTTGAAGATTTGATAGCTTTCAACCACACGTTCCACACACACGTTTGTGGGCGTGTCAATGTTTTAAAACAAACTTGCACAACTTATTTAACCGTCATTAGATGCGGAAATCTCGATGTTCATGTAGACATCACAAGATCTAGTTGAGATCAAAAAGATTTTTAAGAAGATCGAAGAATTCATAAAATTTTAGATTGTgctattatttaataaaatgtaaagtCAGTATAATAACTTTGTATTACAGACAGACAAAGTctgaaaaaatgtattttaaaagaCCTTAAAAATCTTGTTTGGCAAGATTTGGAATTTAACCAAGTGAGTTACAATTTATATTCTGTTGGGactctgaattttattattatctgTAATAaggttatttatttttgtcaatgaaataaatatttaaatttaatggcaACTTTATTTGAAGATAGTTTTGGCTTAGCTTAGCTAAGCTGAAAATTAATCTTTTGAGAATTATTCCTATTATGACTGAGAAGTTGTTATCACTATTTGAGAAAAGCCATTCCTAATAAAAAATGATACGGAATTTTAAGAAGAAATGATAGTCATAGTTTTTATTTGGGGCCAACGACAATTTGTACAAAGGATCATTTAAAACCAGTTACTAAAGTCACTTCGGAGATAATATTGAAATAGACTGCATTGATTAAGCTGATCGTTCTCGCAAGGATATCTATCGTATAAAAAACAATTTcgaaaaaacagcaaaaactggtttctattataatactgttataaaagtaataattgtaattatttttgaaagaaCATCGAAAAAAGATACAAAGCCCTTATATATCAAAATGGAAACATCATCATAGTCCTCTTAAACCTCCTTGTTACTAACAAAACGTCGTGAGTATAAGTGTCTATTGTGTTTTCGCCAGTATACTATTATTTGCGAAAAATATGTGTTTGTTGgtttgcaaataataaaaacaagtaTTACGCAAAAATTCACCTGTCAGATTCTTTTGCTTGTTGGCCCTTTTCGCTTCTGGGATCGacaaaattttaaaaccaTTAATGGTTTTATTTGTTGAAGACATTTGTTGGTTGTGTTGTGGTTGGTTGCAGGTTATATTTGGTAGGTTGGTTGACAGATTGGTTGATTGATTGGGTTGATGGAAGATGATGGGTCAATCGATTCACATCATGGAATTCACATATGGAATATGTGAACAATtggaatatgaaaaaatagcaacaaaaaagaaaataaaaaataaatatataatatacatcCTAACGACAAATATAtgtatcaaaacaacattggTAGGATCTTATTTATGTCTTTTACGTGGTTAAAAATCATACAAActattattttacattattttaattgtacTAACCTTTTTTCATCTTTTTAATTTCCGCTTCCTGTTCGTCAACTGCCGCACCAAGGAGCGTAAAAATTATACCAGCTTGTGAGTTTACCCCTACGGCTGTAACAACCATTTTGCCGCTTCCTTCCATAACATGCGTGCCGGATAGAACCATGGGATCGACATCTGGCCCCTTTTTGACATGATCAGACTCGCCAGTCAGCGAAGATTCGTCCACCTACAGAATGAAAAATTACCACCAAATACTTTACTGATAAAATAGTCTTTATCTAAGTTTTCACGTAACTAACCTTTAAGTCGTTACTTTGAATAAGACACCCATCAGCCGGCAATAAGTCTCCATATTTAACTTGAGCAATATCGCCAACAAGAATATCACCAACTGATATTTGGCACACCTCTCCTCCTCTAATAACTGAAAACTTGTGCTCACCCTCTATACGATTTTGCAGACCTCGAAACTGTCTTTCTTTAGAGTAATCATTAAATGCTGTCACTATAACTACGACAATAACAGAAATAAGAATGGCCAATCCTTCAATCCAACCATGGTGTTCTTCCTCCTCCTGCAACACagctttaaaataaaacaatattaaaatacAATATTGTATTACGGACCACAAAACTAAACCACTTACGCGCATCCTCGTCGGCGGGTTTATAAAATGATAGACCAAGCGATACCAATGCAGCTACCTCTAAAATAATAAGGGTCACGTCTTGAAGAGCCTCCCAGACTAGAGTCAAAAAGGTCTTTGGTGGCTTCGGTGGTATAACATTGGAACCGAATGTTTCACGTCTATGCTCTTCGTCAGCCTTCGATCCACTTAGGCCTTATGGTAATTCAATTAAAGTATTGTAAAAGTAAACtcaatataaattaaatatattaatattgtaCATAGAGAACAACTTACCTTCATTGGGAGATGTGTATAACTTTTTACATAATTCGTGAATGCCACCATTTTCAGCTATCTTCATAACACCCTCACGACCACGATGCTCCATGAGCTCACGCAGCTGTTTAAGTGAAATACCATATTGCGCCGGTCTTCCATCTATAGTGGCCATTTGTTATGGTCTTATctgtatttaaaaatgtataaattcaACAGTAGCCTAACATCTTAATAGgccaaataatttataaattttttaaagtaCTTCTCACGGAATATTTTCGTTAGTTTACGCGCAAGGGTGTGAGAGGGAGATATGCAAATGGaccatttatgtatgtaagtatatattttttcgaatGGTAAATATACCATTTACCATGCCATTTTTGTGTGTGCTAAAGGGTAATGAAAATAATGTGTATTTAGTAGAACACGAAGACAAAAGAAAGTAGAACTGTGTTCCCATTGCAGGGAATCTCTGCTACAGTGAATTTGTTTGTGACCATGCTCACAATATGAGTACAATATGAATCGCACTGATCTTAAATTGCGTACTAAATGGaaagttattttatttatctacTGACAATTAATCCGTTGACTATAAAATTCATTCGAACCGTAACTGTATATGTAACCTAAGTACGTAACAATTTGAAGGACCTTCGGGAGCAAATTCCAGCCGCAGATAgggtataaaacatataaatttcggtcgttttttttttaatgtagATCAGTTGtctaaatataaaagaatGTCGTGCAATTTTCTGTGAATAGCTTCTCAGATCTGCGCATAGACTGATATATTTATGTAATCTTTATTCAAATTGACTTATTTTAGAAGCCGGACATGACAATTTTTGACATGTAATTCTTGGTAGTAAAATTGCACTTAGTTATTGATcatttacaaataataataatagatttCGTTTTTAAAGAGGTTTAGGCTAGTCATACAAACAAGGAACGTGTTCAAGATAATGCAATAAATATCTAGCTAAAAGTGGATCGATTCGATTCCATTTTGGCCAGgaaattgttattaaataatcGTTTTTGTCAACGATAAGCTTGCAATCTGATTAAGACAATCCCCTAATActattaaaaatcaatttttaccGAATTCTGTAAAAGCTTTTGTAGAGCATAGTTGTGCTCACACAGATATCCTAAGAAATTGTTGTATCTATGATTCATATTTGTATATCATACTCTACCCAGAAATGTATACATTGGTTTGATTTAGTAGTCAACCCTGACTACACAGTCAAGCTATGTAGACCAACCAAACTAGATCTGTGCGTTTCCAACCAtttaaagtatatattttcttgATCAGGATTAATAAAAGAGAAACTGGCCATGgccgtctgtctgtccgtccgtataagTAAGTTTAAGCTTTCAATTCTTAATCCGATACTCGGTTCAAAAGATTGCGGCGTTTTCAGAGTTCTTTAGTGGAACAAGTTTAGCTGATTCGGAGATTTCACCTTCACGTAACAAACCCATTTTAAAGTTCCTAATATCCTTGCAAGTAAAATTCCAAAGGGatttattttaacaaattttgtataatCCTTTAAATTTCTAATTCACTTCTTAAAAAAGACAGAATCCTATACTCAGCTAGCGAAAATGCGAGCCCTAAATTTGGTGTCGATAGATAgtgtgaaataaaataataaaaaattaaaaatataaacatgaGTCAACCAACTTCTCTGCGTCTTTAGAATCTGTATACTTAACCTCAACcatctagcttttatagttcctgagatctggacgctcatacggacggacaggaccagatcgactcggctattgatgcTGATCAAGAATcaatatactttatatggtcggatgtgctttcttctgcctgttacatacctTCAATGAatcccttttactctacgagtaaaaaGGGAGTACTAGTACTAGTACTAGtactaaactaaaatttttaatattgaAGAGGTGTGAACGTTTTCCATAAATAGAATAGAATCACGCATATGTGTGTACGTCAGGAAAATCATTTTACATGTATCTATTTTAGTTCTATTTGACAAATATTCCGAGCCATTGGCCAAAATTCTTGCAACAAATACAAGCTAGTCGGTAACTGGGCCTCACTCTATTTTTTGCACATGTTAAAATTACATATATAGTACATGCATTGTACGTACACATGAATTATTTGATATGATCACACAGGAAATTAACAGGTGCACAGGAAATGTATCCTATACCATTGGATTCTATATTTCCttataaaaacataaacatactTAGTGTATGGATAAGGATAATGAACACATCAATTCAAATTCGTGACTTGTTTAAACGAAGTGCACCCCACCCACTCTTCGCCATCAGGAATCTTACGTCATATGTCACGACAAgaactacatacatacatacatatgtatgtatggtgTTGTTGGCCATATTGGCCATGGAGTAAAATATGCATACACACGTACTTGTGATGAACCTTCaagcaaatgaaaattgtATACATTAGTACTATATGGATTTGATTCTGGGTTACTCTATCAGTAATTTTCagctttcatttcatttcgaagACTGTGTATGTTCGGAAAACATACAATATAATATGATATCATGTTTATTTCCTGGCCACAAAACATTCTTTTGCGTACCCATTGCTTTAACTCTTAAAAAACTGTATATTTTGGAATACGTACACAATTAGGAGGCGAATTAATTGTACACGACTCAAGTTAATCGCCGCAATATATaacgaaatatttaatataaattactGACACTGTGACGCCTTTCTTTTCAGCAGTATTTATTTCTCCACAGGGAAATATATATCGATATATCAAACTTTTACCATCGAAGTATTCACAAAACTGTAAGACTCTATATCGATGTATTTTCACATGTAGTCtctcaataaattatttgattaCGCGGCGCTAGCAAAAATGTTCGTGTGTTTTCGTAGTAAATTCTCTTCAcctttatttttagttaaaaAGGTAGAAAATCCGTAATGCCTACATATAACTTTACACTGAACTGCGGCAAAAACTCAGTGCCAcagttatttaaagaaaagtatTTGAAAGATAGCTGTCCAGCTGTTTGTCTTGATTGTCGCATCAGCTTATCTTTTGCTTGCCTATCTACGTTAGTACTGCGGCGATCACCTACCTGTGAGATAAGAACATAAACGTTTT encodes:
- the LOC6619454 gene encoding plasma membrane calcium-transporting ATPase 2 isoform X6, which produces MATIDGRPAQYGISLKQLRELMEHRGREGVMKIAENGGIHELCKKLYTSPNEGLSGSKADEEHRRETFGSNVIPPKPPKTFLTLVWEALQDVTLIILEVAALVSLGLSFYKPADEDAPVLQEEEEHHGWIEGLAILISVIVVVIVTAFNDYSKERQFRGLQNRIEGEHKFSVIRGGEVCQISVGDILVGDIAQVKYGDLLPADGCLIQSNDLKVDESSLTGESDHVKKGPDVDPMVLSGTHVMEGSGKMVVTAVGVNSQAGIIFTLLGAAVDEQEAEIKKMKKEAKRANKQKNLTGENDGRSQIKGSQAPSQRETVTSEITKSESEGNHLPQSSSSGAAETGHKKEKSVLQAKLTKLAIQIGYAGSTIAVLTVIILIIQFCIKTFVIDEKPWKNTYANNLVKHLIIGVTVLVVAVPEGLPLAVTLSLAYSVKKMMKDNNLVRHLDACETMGNATAICSDKTGTLTTNRMTVVQSYICEKLCKVLPTLSDIPQHVGNLITMGISVNSAYTSNIMAGHNPGDLPIQVGNKTECALLGFVQGLGVKYQSIRDEITEDKFTRVYTFNSVRKSMGTVIPRPNGGYRLYTKGASEIIMKKCAFIYGHEGTLEKFTREMQERLIREVIEPMACDGLRTISVAYRDFVPGKAAINEVHIDGEPNWDDEENIMTNLTCLCVVGIEDPVRPEVPDAIRKCQRAGITVRMVTGDNINTARSIASKCGILRPNDDFLILEGKEFNRRIRDSNGDIQQHLIDKVWPKLRVLARSSPTDKYTLVKGIIDSTVSENREVVAVTGDGTNDGPALKKADVGFAMGIAGTDVAKEASDIILTDDNFSSIVKAVMWGRNVYDSIAKFLQFQLTVNVVAVIVAFIGACAVQDSPLKAVQMLWVNLIMDTLASLALATEFPTPDLLLRKPYGRTKPLISRTMMKNILGQALYQLIIIFGLLFVGDVILDIESGRGQELNAGPTQHFTIIFNTFVMMTLFNEINARKIHGQRNVIEGLLTNPIFYTIWIFTMISQVLIIQYGKMAFSTKALTLDQWLWCVFFGIGTLVWGQLITSVPTRKLPKILSWGRGHPEEYTDGMNLGEERFDSIDSDKKPRAGQILWIRGLTRLQTQIRVVNAFRQGLDARYGDHTNTSLAEVLRKQTSLSKRLSETSSIEYADNIPDELTIPEIDVERLSSHSHTETAV
- the LOC6619454 gene encoding plasma membrane calcium-transporting ATPase 2 isoform X4, giving the protein MATIDGRPAQYGISLKQLRELMEHRGREGVMKIAENGGIHELCKKLYTSPNEGLSGSKADEEHRRETFGSNVIPPKPPKTFLTLVWEALQDVTLIILEVAALVSLGLSFYKPADEDAPVLQEEEEHHGWIEGLAILISVIVVVIVTAFNDYSKERQFRGLQNRIEGEHKFSVIRGGEVCQISVGDILVGDIAQVKYGDLLPADGCLIQSNDLKVDESSLTGESDHVKKGPDVDPMVLSGTHVMEGSGKMVVTAVGVNSQAGIIFTLLGAAVDEQEAEIKKMKKEAKRANKQKNLTGENDGRSQIKGSQAPSQRETVTSEITKSESEGNHLPQSSSSGAAETGHKKEKSVLQAKLTKLAIQIGYAGSTIAVLTVIILIIQFCIKTFVIDEKPWKNTYANNLVKHLIIGVTVLVVAVPEGLPLAVTLSLAYSVKKMMKDNNLVRHLDACETMGNATAICSDKTGTLTTNRMTVVQSYICEKLCKVLPTLSDIPQHVGNLITMGISVNSAYTSNIMAGHNPGDLPIQVGNKTECALLGFVQGLGVKYQSIRDEITEDKFTRVYTFNSVRKSMGTVIPRPNGGYRLYTKGASEIIMKKCAFIYGHEGTLEKFTREMQERLIREVIEPMACDGLRTISVAYRDFVPGKAAINEVHIDGEPNWDDEENIMTNLTCLCVVGIEDPVRPEVPDAIRKCQRAGITVRMVTGDNINTARSIASKCGILRPNDDFLILEGKEFNRRIRDSNGDIQQHLIDKVWPKLRVLARSSPTDKYTLVKGIIDSTVSENREVVAVTGDGTNDGPALKKADVGFAMGIAGTDVAKEASDIILTDDNFSSIVKAVMWGRNVYDSIAKFLQFQLTVNVVAVIVAFIGACAVQDSPLKAVQMLWVNLIMDTLASLALATEFPTPDLLLRKPYGRTKPLISRTMMKNILGQALYQLIIIFGLLFVGDVILDIESGRGQELNAGPTQHFTIIFNTFVMMTLFNEINARKIHGQRNVIEGLLTNPIFYTIWIFTMISQVLIIQYGKMAFSTKALTLDQWLWCVFFGIGTLVWGQLITSVPTRKLPKILSWGRGHPEEYTDGMNLGEERFDSIDSDKKPRAGQILWIRGLTRLQTQVIGGELQERLIPVPYSKSNTDQAIRVVNAFRQGLDARYGDHTNTSLAEVLRKQTSLSKRLSETSSIEYADNIPDELTIPEIDVERLSSHSHTETAV
- the LOC6619454 gene encoding plasma membrane calcium-transporting ATPase 2 isoform X3; its protein translation is MATIDGRPAQYGISLKQLRELMEHRGREGVMKIAENGGIHELCKKLYTSPNEGLSGSKADEEHRRETFGSNVIPPKPPKTFLTLVWEALQDVTLIILEVAALVSLGLSFYKPADEDAPVLQEEEEHHGWIEGLAILISVIVVVIVTAFNDYSKERQFRGLQNRIEGEHKFSVIRGGEVCQISVGDILVGDIAQVKYGDLLPADGCLIQSNDLKVDESSLTGESDHVKKGPDVDPMVLSGTHVMEGSGKMVVTAVGVNSQAGIIFTLLGAAVDEQEAEIKKMKKEAKRANKQKNLTGENDGRSQIKGSQAPSQRETVTSEITKSESEGNHLPQSSSSGAAETGHKKEKSVLQAKLTKLAIQIGYAGSTIAVLTVIILIIQFCIKTFVIDEKPWKNTYANNLVKHLIIGVTVLVVAVPEGLPLAVTLSLAYSVKKMMKDNNLVRHLDACETMGNATAICSDKTGTLTTNRMTVVQSYICEKLCKVLPTLSDIPQHVGNLITMGISVNSAYTSNIMAGHNPGDLPIQVGNKTECALLGFVQGLGVKYQSIRDEITEDKFTRVYTFNSVRKSMGTVIPRPNGGYRLYTKGASEIIMKKCAFIYGHEGTLEKFTREMQERLIREVIEPMACDGLRTISVAYRDFVPGKAAINEVHIDGEPNWDDEENIMTNLTCLCVVGIEDPVRPEVPDAIRKCQRAGITVRMVTGDNINTARSIASKCGILRPNDDFLILEGKEFNRRIRDSNGDIQQHLIDKVWPKLRVLARSSPTDKYTLVKGIIDSTVSENREVVAVTGDGTNDGPALKKADVGFAMGIAGTDVAKEASDIILTDDNFSSIVKAVMWGRNVYDSIAKFLQFQLTVNVVAVIVAFIGACAVQDSPLKAVQMLWVNLIMDTLASLALATEFPTPDLLLRKPYGRTKPLISRTMMKNILGQALYQLIIIFGLLFVGDVILDIESGRGQELNAGPTQHFTIIFNTFVMMTLFNEINARKIHGQRNVIEGLLTNPIFYTIWIFTMISQVLIIQYGKMAFSTKALTLDQWLWCVFFGIGTLVWGQLITSVPTRKLPKILSWGRGHPEEYTDGMNLGEERFDSIDSDKKPRAGQILWIRGLTRLQTQISVPVIGGELQERLIPVPYSKSNTDQAIRVVNAFRQGLDARYGDHTNTSLAEVLRKQTSLSKRLSETSSIEYADNIPDELTIPEIDVERLSSHSHTETAV